The following proteins come from a genomic window of Pedobacter faecalis:
- a CDS encoding outer membrane beta-barrel protein, whose translation MKNLILTALMVSGLTGAIASTAAGQQDSTAKEKSKWRDRKEYSVTLGIRDTESSDSTRRTKASKGRFVGGLTFTRIDLGYSRLIDNGSFTLSPENEFLDYRGGKTSTFSFDVVQMGYRFNQNFKIYVAGGFDWTHIRLNKDITIQPDQRELTYVEEDIQFSKNRFSSSYVHIPLNFELRTSENSKGNRFYFIAGPEVSFLLNGKVKQKSDERGKQKFKDDYNFQALRYGATARFGYAGIGFFTKFYFNDMFATDAQKGLKNMSFGITLGLN comes from the coding sequence ATGAAAAACCTGATATTAACAGCACTCATGGTAAGCGGGCTTACCGGTGCCATTGCCTCAACCGCTGCCGGACAGCAAGATTCCACCGCCAAGGAAAAGTCCAAGTGGCGCGACCGTAAGGAATACAGCGTAACACTCGGAATTCGTGATACCGAGAGCAGCGATAGCACAAGACGGACCAAAGCCAGCAAGGGCAGATTCGTAGGCGGGCTTACCTTCACCCGGATCGATCTCGGATACAGCCGGTTGATCGACAACGGCAGCTTTACACTTTCTCCCGAAAACGAGTTCCTGGATTACCGTGGTGGAAAAACCAGTACCTTCTCCTTCGATGTTGTACAAATGGGCTACCGGTTTAACCAGAACTTTAAGATCTACGTTGCCGGAGGTTTCGATTGGACGCATATACGGTTGAACAAAGACATTACCATACAGCCAGATCAGCGCGAATTAACCTACGTAGAGGAGGATATCCAATTCTCCAAGAACCGTTTTTCCAGCAGCTATGTACACATTCCGCTCAACTTCGAGCTAAGAACATCTGAAAACAGCAAAGGTAATCGCTTCTACTTCATTGCAGGCCCCGAGGTCAGCTTCCTGCTCAACGGTAAGGTTAAACAAAAGAGCGACGAGCGCGGTAAGCAGAAGTTCAAAGACGACTATAATTTTCAGGCGCTACGATACGGAGCTACCGCCAGGTTCGGTTATGCAGGTATAGGTTTCTTCACCAAGTTCTATTTCAACGATATGTTTGCCACCGATGCGCAGAAAGGGCTGAAAAACATGTCTTTCGGTATCACACTCGGACTGAACTAG
- a CDS encoding sensor histidine kinase, which translates to MKKSIIIFYLLLLYSLVQLISWGAMVVRLERSRMAMVMGEGSVFLFLLCVGAYFLHRAIKKEDRLREQQQNFLLSVTHELKSPLAAIKLSLQTIIKRDLDRPRQVSLLNNSLKDIERLDDLVENMLLATKIENRSYSFPKEEFDFSELVTKITDRLQIHSCGCEQVIKQKIEPGVKLVGDQFALASVVTNLVENAVKYSGPCAEVGVELTMRDGHPFMSVSDRGPGVPDAEKMLIFDKFYRVGDENVRKSKGTGLGLFIVKEVLQNHGADISVKDNTPQGAIFEIIFN; encoded by the coding sequence TTGAAGAAATCTATTATCATCTTCTATCTTTTGCTGCTCTATTCCCTTGTACAACTGATTTCCTGGGGTGCGATGGTAGTGCGGCTTGAGCGGTCGAGGATGGCTATGGTGATGGGCGAAGGCTCGGTTTTCCTGTTCCTGCTTTGTGTGGGCGCATATTTTCTTCATCGTGCCATCAAAAAAGAGGATCGCCTGAGGGAACAGCAGCAGAATTTTCTTTTGTCGGTCACGCATGAGCTTAAATCGCCGCTGGCGGCGATCAAGCTGTCCCTGCAAACAATTATTAAACGCGATTTGGACCGGCCCAGGCAAGTTTCCCTGCTCAATAATTCATTGAAAGATATTGAGCGGTTGGACGACCTTGTTGAAAACATGTTACTGGCCACCAAGATTGAGAACCGATCCTATTCTTTTCCTAAAGAAGAGTTCGATTTTTCGGAATTGGTTACAAAAATCACCGACCGTTTACAGATTCATTCCTGTGGATGCGAGCAGGTTATTAAACAGAAAATAGAACCCGGAGTCAAGTTAGTCGGAGACCAGTTTGCCCTGGCTTCCGTCGTCACTAATCTGGTAGAGAATGCAGTTAAATATTCAGGGCCTTGTGCGGAGGTTGGGGTAGAATTAACAATGAGAGACGGACATCCGTTTATGAGTGTGTCTGACAGGGGGCCGGGCGTACCTGACGCAGAAAAGATGCTGATTTTCGACAAATTTTACCGCGTTGGTGACGAAAATGTCAGAAAATCGAAGGGTACAGGTTTGGGCCTGTTTATTGTTAAAGAAGTTTTACAGAACCACGGTGCCGACATTAGCGTAAAGGACAATACGCCGCAGGGTGCCATTTTTGAAATTATATTTAATTGA
- a CDS encoding response regulator transcription factor, whose protein sequence is MSQKLRILLVEDEDHLLDAIKLNLELEGYKVHAVKDGKTALKVFKEERFNLIVLDVMLPEMDGFQVCETIRLENTEVPILFLTAKNTSEDRVMGLKKGADDYLVKPFNLEELILRVGILVKRSMKADDLKELNSYKIGDKTIYFNSFELKHDDGTIVPLTKKETMLLKLLIERKNEAVSREQILETVWNYDVYPSTRTIDNFILTFRKYFEPDQKNPVYFHSIRGVGYKFTDTH, encoded by the coding sequence ATGTCACAGAAATTAAGAATACTGCTGGTCGAGGATGAAGACCACTTACTGGATGCCATAAAGCTCAATCTCGAACTGGAGGGGTACAAGGTCCATGCTGTAAAAGATGGTAAAACTGCTTTAAAAGTTTTCAAAGAGGAGCGGTTCAATCTGATCGTTCTGGACGTCATGCTTCCGGAAATGGATGGTTTTCAGGTCTGCGAAACGATCCGCCTGGAGAATACAGAGGTTCCAATCCTGTTTCTTACCGCTAAAAATACCAGTGAAGACCGCGTAATGGGCTTGAAAAAAGGTGCAGACGACTATCTTGTTAAGCCGTTTAACCTGGAGGAGCTGATCTTGCGGGTAGGTATTCTGGTTAAACGCAGTATGAAAGCAGACGACCTGAAAGAGCTGAATTCTTATAAAATAGGTGATAAGACCATATATTTTAACTCTTTTGAGCTTAAACATGATGACGGTACCATCGTTCCCCTTACCAAGAAGGAAACCATGCTGCTGAAACTGCTCATCGAGCGCAAAAACGAGGCTGTTTCCCGTGAACAGATTTTGGAAACCGTCTGGAACTATGATGTTTACCCATCAACGCGCACTATCGACAACTTCATTCTTACCTTCAGAAAGTACTTCGAGCCGGATCAAAAAAATCCGGTATACTTCCATTCGATCAGGGGTGTAGGTTATAAATTTACCGATACGCATTAA
- a CDS encoding helix-turn-helix domain-containing protein: MPKYYFDRLDYLNELIRKRNTGSPEQLAKKLSVSERTVFEYVDILRSLGADVRYSRTRRSYYYCRDGTFDFQFKHLEQVS; the protein is encoded by the coding sequence ATGCCTAAGTATTATTTTGATCGCCTCGACTATTTAAATGAACTTATCCGAAAGCGCAACACCGGATCGCCGGAACAGCTTGCGAAAAAACTCAGCGTGAGCGAACGGACGGTGTTCGAGTACGTGGATATTTTGCGGTCGCTCGGCGCCGATGTGAGGTACTCGCGGACAAGACGCTCTTATTATTATTGCCGGGATGGCACTTTCGATTTTCAGTTTAAGCACCTTGAACAGGTAAGCTAA
- the hemE gene encoding uroporphyrinogen decarboxylase encodes MNTLFLDAAFSKQTERPPVWMMRQAGRFMPEYWEIKNKYSFLEMCKTPEIAADVTMLPVDLLGIDAAILFSDILVTGEAMGGDLSFTQGIGPKFANPVRTAADVDALEVDVLDRLQYVADAIKVIQQRLNGSIPLIGFAGAPFTVMSYLVEGGSSKDFKTTKLLIHNEPELAHRLLAKIARVTADYLNLQIAAGVNAVQIFDSWALALSWNDYQEFSHRYIKEIIANLNRKDIPVISFCKGSSVFAPIMAEANPDVVSVDWNADLLNIKNSLPNGIAVQGNLDPHILYADKPVIKKHILQLFERMRGQNGFIFNLGHGIMPDIPFDHVKYAIEVVKEFRY; translated from the coding sequence ATGAATACCTTATTTTTAGATGCAGCATTTTCAAAGCAAACAGAACGTCCACCGGTATGGATGATGCGCCAGGCTGGCCGTTTCATGCCTGAATATTGGGAGATCAAAAACAAGTATTCCTTCCTGGAAATGTGTAAGACACCTGAAATTGCTGCCGATGTAACTATGTTACCGGTAGACTTGTTGGGTATCGATGCAGCGATTCTATTTTCGGATATCCTGGTCACCGGAGAAGCAATGGGTGGCGATTTGAGTTTCACCCAGGGCATCGGTCCTAAATTCGCAAATCCGGTTCGCACTGCAGCAGATGTGGACGCACTCGAAGTTGATGTGCTCGACCGCTTACAATACGTTGCCGACGCCATTAAAGTTATTCAGCAACGCCTGAACGGCAGCATTCCTTTGATCGGCTTTGCAGGTGCGCCATTCACCGTAATGAGTTATCTGGTAGAAGGAGGTTCGTCCAAGGACTTCAAAACTACCAAACTGCTTATCCATAATGAACCTGAACTTGCCCATCGATTGCTGGCAAAAATTGCGCGTGTGACAGCAGACTACCTGAATCTGCAGATTGCAGCAGGTGTCAATGCAGTACAAATATTCGATAGCTGGGCGCTGGCATTGTCCTGGAATGACTACCAGGAATTTTCCCATCGGTATATCAAAGAGATCATAGCCAATTTAAACCGTAAGGATATTCCTGTCATCTCATTCTGTAAAGGCAGCTCCGTCTTTGCTCCGATTATGGCAGAGGCCAATCCAGATGTGGTGTCGGTTGACTGGAACGCAGATTTGCTGAACATAAAAAACAGCCTTCCAAATGGTATTGCTGTGCAGGGCAACCTAGATCCGCATATTCTATATGCCGATAAACCGGTTATCAAAAAACATATCCTGCAACTCTTTGAGCGCATGCGCGGGCAAAACGGCTTTATCTTCAATCTGGGTCATGGAATCATGCCCGATATTCCCTTTGATCACGTAAAGTACGCTATCGAAGTCGTAAAAGAATTCAGATACTAA
- a CDS encoding RNA polymerase sigma factor translates to MKLTQYTTEELLNGCRAGNRRVQEALYRQMSAKMLAVCMRYARDAMEAEDILQNGFIKIFQKIGEYRSDGAFEGWIRRIMVNTAIEHYRKNKRSMHIVSIEETTEQPSGNINLNNLGMQDLMKVIQKLADGYRMVFNMYAIEGYSHKEIAESLGISEGASKSQLSRARSILKQEIIKLEGINYATYAG, encoded by the coding sequence ATGAAATTGACGCAATATACCACAGAGGAACTTCTTAACGGCTGCAGGGCGGGTAACCGCAGGGTGCAGGAGGCCTTATACAGGCAGATGTCGGCCAAGATGCTTGCTGTATGTATGCGCTATGCCAGGGACGCGATGGAGGCCGAAGATATTCTTCAGAACGGTTTTATAAAGATATTTCAAAAGATCGGCGAATACAGGTCGGACGGTGCTTTCGAGGGCTGGATACGCCGCATAATGGTGAACACTGCGATTGAGCACTACAGGAAGAACAAACGCTCCATGCACATCGTGTCTATCGAAGAGACAACTGAACAGCCGTCAGGAAATATTAACCTTAACAACCTCGGGATGCAGGACCTGATGAAAGTGATCCAGAAGCTGGCCGACGGCTACAGGATGGTATTCAACATGTATGCTATTGAAGGATACTCTCATAAAGAGATCGCCGAGTCGCTAGGAATATCAGAAGGGGCAAGCAAATCACAGCTTTCCAGGGCAAGGTCTATTCTGAAACAGGAAATTATCAAATTGGAGGGTATTAATTATGCAACATATGCAGGATAA
- a CDS encoding ABC transporter ATP-binding protein, protein MQEEIIQVRNLSKQYLPELPAGIRHINFSVNAGSIVAIIGESGSGKSTLLKAIYGAVKVDEGEVLFQGKRVLGPDEQLIPGHKEMKMVTQDFSLNIYAKVYDNISSMLSNTDIKSKHEKTIQMMEHLRISHLKDKKITQLSGGEQQRVAIAKALISDTAVLLLDEPFSQVDALLKNQLRADIKRIARETGVTVIMVSHDPADGLFLADELLIVKDGQLLQKGEPSYLYNHPEHVYTARILGNANVLNTSEARQLQLEPVGGHLVFYPEWVHLGSSWNSRKYEVKDVYYKGFYEELLLYRNGVHIRAIQLNRGEHRRHDYVQAEISKTLAIH, encoded by the coding sequence GTGCAAGAAGAAATCATTCAGGTCAGAAATCTCAGTAAACAATACCTGCCAGAGCTTCCGGCAGGTATTCGTCATATAAACTTTTCCGTAAACGCAGGAAGTATTGTAGCCATTATAGGCGAAAGCGGCAGCGGAAAATCGACCCTTTTAAAAGCCATTTATGGTGCCGTTAAAGTGGATGAGGGCGAGGTACTTTTCCAGGGAAAGCGCGTCTTAGGACCCGATGAGCAACTTATCCCGGGGCATAAAGAAATGAAGATGGTTACCCAGGATTTCTCCCTGAACATCTACGCCAAGGTGTACGACAACATATCGTCTATGCTGTCCAACACCGATATCAAATCAAAGCACGAGAAGACCATTCAAATGATGGAACATCTGCGTATCTCTCACCTGAAAGACAAAAAGATTACACAGTTGAGCGGCGGCGAGCAGCAGCGTGTAGCTATCGCTAAGGCGCTGATCAGCGATACCGCTGTGCTATTGCTCGATGAACCCTTTAGCCAGGTAGACGCATTGCTTAAAAACCAGTTGAGGGCAGACATCAAACGCATTGCGCGCGAAACGGGCGTCACCGTCATCATGGTATCTCATGATCCGGCCGACGGCCTGTTTCTGGCCGACGAGCTCTTAATCGTAAAAGACGGACAATTGCTTCAGAAGGGCGAGCCATCATACCTTTATAACCACCCTGAACACGTGTACACAGCACGGATACTGGGCAATGCCAATGTGCTTAATACCAGTGAGGCCAGGCAACTTCAGCTCGAACCAGTCGGAGGACACCTGGTATTCTATCCAGAGTGGGTGCATCTTGGAAGCAGTTGGAACAGCCGCAAATACGAAGTTAAAGATGTTTATTACAAAGGATTTTATGAGGAGCTTTTGCTATACCGCAACGGTGTACACATCAGGGCTATCCAACTTAACCGCGGCGAACATCGAAGACACGATTATGTCCAGGCGGAGATCAGTAAGACGCTCGCAATACATTAA
- a CDS encoding CopD family protein, which yields MQAYYYILAVHITFVVSWMAGLFYSVRLFIYHTEANELSDTERSILQQAYGRMEHKLWYIITVPAMVLTLLAGIGMLVVNPALLQMPWLHVKLGFVLLLVLYHFTCQRIMKQLQTGIFKYSAFQLRMWNEVATILLVAIVFTVVLKSAVNWIYGLIGLLLFAIIIMAAVKWYKHYRNKHGN from the coding sequence ATGCAGGCCTATTACTACATACTAGCCGTCCATATCACTTTCGTGGTAAGCTGGATGGCTGGCTTGTTTTATAGTGTCCGGCTTTTTATCTACCATACCGAGGCAAACGAACTTTCTGATACTGAGCGCAGCATATTACAGCAAGCTTACGGACGTATGGAACATAAACTGTGGTATATCATCACCGTACCAGCCATGGTGCTTACTTTGCTGGCAGGCATCGGCATGTTAGTCGTGAACCCGGCACTTTTGCAAATGCCCTGGCTTCATGTAAAGCTCGGTTTTGTACTGTTACTCGTTTTGTATCATTTCACATGCCAGCGCATCATGAAGCAACTGCAGACTGGTATTTTTAAATACAGCGCATTTCAGCTTCGTATGTGGAATGAGGTAGCTACTATACTGCTCGTGGCCATCGTCTTCACCGTTGTGTTAAAAAGTGCGGTCAACTGGATATACGGACTTATTGGGCTATTACTGTTTGCCATCATCATTATGGCCGCAGTAAAGTGGTACAAACACTACCGGAACAAACACGGAAATTAA
- the hemL gene encoding glutamate-1-semialdehyde 2,1-aminomutase: protein MLESLKKIFSGNEGDVPVNTGSKPDISREKSAELYERAKKYFPGGVNSPVRAFKSVYGTPLFIQKGDGCYVWDADGNQFIDFCGSWGPLILGHNHSKVREKVTEVMQNGMSFGAPTILENELAELIIKNNRFVEKIRFTSSGTEAVMSAIRLARGYTGRDKIIKFEGCYHGHSDSLLVKAGSGLVTFGETSSAGVPRSFAEETVVIPLNDVAALEQAFMQFKDQVAAVIIEGIPANNGLLMQTEEYMKSLEQICRDNQALLILDEVITGFRLGFEGAAGYYGIKPDIVTYGKIIGGGLPVGMYGASSEIMSHISPDGGVYQAGTLSGNPVAMAAGIAQLTELLRSGFYKELNNKAGEFAASIQRFATARNYKLTVFSVGSIFWFAFTDKDQIRCAEDIDPQSMEKFKHLHRELLNRGIYIGPSGYEVGFVSAAHTKIELEKAKRAIFDSLDIVFRNK, encoded by the coding sequence ATGTTGGAGTCATTAAAAAAAATCTTTTCAGGGAATGAGGGAGACGTACCAGTAAATACTGGATCTAAGCCCGATATCTCACGTGAAAAATCGGCCGAGCTGTACGAGAGAGCAAAAAAATACTTTCCGGGTGGGGTAAATTCTCCTGTAAGAGCCTTTAAATCGGTGTATGGAACACCTTTGTTCATCCAGAAAGGTGACGGTTGTTACGTATGGGATGCCGATGGAAATCAATTCATAGATTTTTGCGGAAGCTGGGGGCCGCTTATCCTTGGACACAACCATTCGAAAGTCCGGGAAAAGGTAACGGAGGTCATGCAGAATGGGATGAGTTTCGGCGCCCCGACGATACTGGAGAATGAGCTGGCAGAGCTGATCATAAAAAACAACCGCTTCGTCGAAAAGATCCGGTTTACGAGTTCAGGCACTGAGGCAGTAATGTCTGCCATCAGATTGGCCCGCGGCTATACCGGCCGCGACAAGATCATTAAGTTCGAGGGTTGCTATCATGGACACAGCGATTCCCTGCTTGTGAAGGCAGGATCCGGATTGGTGACTTTCGGAGAGACTTCGTCAGCCGGGGTGCCGAGATCATTTGCGGAAGAAACCGTGGTAATTCCCTTAAATGATGTCGCTGCACTGGAGCAGGCGTTCATGCAATTCAAGGATCAGGTGGCAGCGGTAATTATTGAAGGTATTCCGGCCAACAACGGCTTGCTGATGCAAACCGAAGAATATATGAAATCGCTTGAGCAGATATGTCGGGATAACCAGGCGTTGCTGATCCTCGACGAGGTGATTACAGGTTTCAGACTGGGGTTTGAAGGCGCTGCCGGTTATTACGGGATAAAACCTGACATTGTTACCTATGGTAAAATAATCGGTGGTGGGCTACCAGTAGGTATGTACGGTGCTTCATCAGAAATTATGAGCCATATATCGCCCGACGGCGGCGTGTATCAGGCAGGTACCTTGTCTGGGAACCCGGTGGCTATGGCAGCGGGAATAGCTCAACTCACCGAACTGCTGCGTTCTGGTTTTTATAAAGAGCTGAATAACAAGGCTGGCGAATTTGCTGCGAGCATCCAGCGGTTTGCAACGGCGCGGAACTATAAATTAACGGTGTTTAGTGTCGGCTCTATTTTCTGGTTTGCATTTACCGACAAAGACCAAATACGTTGTGCGGAAGATATTGACCCGCAAAGCATGGAAAAATTTAAACACTTGCACCGGGAACTCTTGAACCGCGGTATTTACATCGGACCTTCAGGTTACGAGGTTGGTTTTGTTTCGGCTGCCCATACCAAAATTGAGCTGGAGAAAGCGAAGCGTGCGATTTTTGATAGTCTGGATATCGTGTTTCGAAATAAGTAA
- a CDS encoding tetratricopeptide repeat protein, which produces MYNNTGRYAIMALLISVAVVCFFMEQMQLAALAGLFLCYVIWSHFKHSSVVMAARFYQNGDYERAARLLDEVPNPDRLARSRRGYYEFMRGNIALKKELYDDAEYHFQVASRFPMGGRNDKAFVLIHLANLSLRKLDRDKTRAYLAKAREMVSTPKAKELIDKLERELNRL; this is translated from the coding sequence ATGTACAATAATACAGGCAGGTATGCCATAATGGCACTTCTGATCAGTGTCGCTGTGGTATGCTTTTTTATGGAGCAGATGCAGCTTGCCGCGCTGGCCGGACTGTTCTTGTGTTATGTGATCTGGAGTCACTTCAAACACAGTTCCGTAGTAATGGCTGCACGATTTTATCAGAATGGTGACTATGAGCGTGCTGCCAGGTTGCTGGATGAAGTACCTAATCCTGACCGTTTGGCCAGAAGCAGGAGGGGATATTACGAATTTATGCGTGGTAATATTGCCTTAAAGAAAGAACTTTACGACGACGCGGAGTATCATTTCCAGGTAGCCAGCCGTTTTCCCATGGGGGGAAGAAATGATAAAGCCTTCGTCCTGATCCATCTGGCCAACCTTTCCCTGCGCAAGCTAGACAGAGATAAAACCAGAGCATATCTGGCCAAGGCCAGGGAGATGGTGAGTACACCTAAGGCAAAAGAACTAATAGATAAATTGGAACGAGAATTAAATCGCTTATAA
- the ilvA gene encoding threonine ammonia-lyase IlvA, translated as MNIETTELDFERAALRLKGTVRRTPLEYNAVLSERYGAEIYLKREDLQVVRSYKLRGAYNMISSLQPAEMTQGVVCASAGNHAQGVAYSCKKLNIKGVIFMPEITPKQKVRQTEMFGGDLIEIVLVGDTFDDCLREALLYTEKHGMTFIPPFDNPKIMEGQGTVGVEIYEDLPDLDVIVMPVGGGGLASGVGSYIKGVKPDVKLIGVEPEGAPSMKLALESGAPVLLDDIDRFVDGAAVKRVGNLTFSYCAQLLDQMLLVPEGRVCTTILKLYNEDAIVVEPAGALAVASLDYIKDDIKGKTVVCIVSGGNNDIERMQEIKEKSLLFEGLKHYFIVRFPQRPGALKLFVNNVLGPHDDITRFEFIKKTNRENGPALVGIELANRADYVSLVERMKAFKFEIIEVNNDQTLFEYLV; from the coding sequence ATGAATATAGAAACAACAGAACTGGATTTTGAACGGGCTGCCCTGCGGCTGAAAGGAACCGTACGGCGGACTCCCCTGGAGTACAATGCGGTGCTTTCGGAACGGTATGGTGCAGAGATATACCTGAAGCGGGAGGACCTGCAGGTGGTGCGCTCGTACAAACTCCGGGGCGCGTATAACATGATCAGCAGTCTGCAACCCGCAGAAATGACCCAGGGTGTGGTTTGTGCGAGTGCAGGCAATCACGCACAGGGCGTGGCTTATTCGTGCAAGAAACTGAACATTAAGGGTGTGATCTTTATGCCGGAGATTACGCCTAAGCAAAAGGTGAGGCAAACGGAGATGTTTGGCGGCGACCTTATTGAGATTGTGCTGGTGGGTGATACATTTGACGACTGTTTGCGCGAGGCGTTGCTGTATACGGAAAAGCATGGGATGACCTTTATCCCTCCTTTCGATAATCCGAAAATTATGGAGGGACAGGGTACGGTTGGCGTAGAGATCTATGAAGACCTGCCTGATCTGGACGTCATTGTGATGCCAGTGGGCGGCGGCGGCCTGGCTTCAGGCGTGGGCAGTTATATAAAGGGTGTGAAGCCTGACGTTAAACTGATTGGCGTGGAACCGGAAGGGGCGCCTTCCATGAAGCTTGCACTGGAAAGCGGTGCCCCGGTATTGCTCGACGATATTGATCGCTTTGTTGACGGTGCGGCGGTAAAACGTGTGGGTAATCTGACTTTTTCGTACTGCGCGCAGTTGCTCGACCAGATGTTGCTCGTGCCGGAAGGCCGTGTATGCACAACGATTTTAAAGCTGTACAACGAGGATGCCATAGTGGTAGAGCCGGCAGGTGCGCTTGCTGTGGCTTCGCTGGACTATATTAAGGACGACATCAAGGGAAAAACGGTCGTATGTATTGTAAGCGGCGGAAACAACGATATTGAGCGTATGCAGGAGATCAAGGAGAAGTCGCTCCTCTTTGAGGGATTGAAACATTATTTTATTGTGCGCTTTCCGCAAAGACCAGGTGCACTGAAACTCTTTGTAAATAATGTGTTAGGTCCGCATGACGATATCACCCGGTTTGAGTTCATCAAAAAAACAAATCGTGAGAATGGTCCTGCCCTGGTAGGCATTGAATTGGCCAACAGGGCCGATTATGTGTCGCTCGTAGAACGTATGAAGGCGTTCAAGTTTGAGATCATAGAAGTGAACAACGATCAGACCTTGTTTGAATATCTGGTTTAA
- a CDS encoding 6-bladed beta-propeller codes for MRHCLLLLFIALLAASCNQNKEAKTVEPATALGEKIRLNPNDTPTVYIEDIAAEMYRVKLKTDSGFSIKHISNLFVTDSAIIVADRLQSMVLIFDEKGRPATRIHNLHERNDNYTNIADVAFDSQNGLIEILDLDLKKIFRYRTSGLPFDTLTIVGIKDFGLTFAKSGDFYVSEMLNNNNNKYMRRISLYHRSGNMLTPQAKEMFYWPIQKNLDLTFPHQFENYDNDVYYFPLLDRNIYSLSEKGIKPAYTVELPESIKPNIDIKTEATPKDHFAYWNRMESSNLMYDNNSLFINDDWVTFRYSFGSRRTPRNVFYHKKSGKVMQAGAYKTKSDSSFFSKGRVLARMGEYFVMPVPMKPPGKKPVSEIKDIPALRNFELLYVKLKEPA; via the coding sequence ATGAGACATTGCCTGTTACTGTTATTTATTGCACTGCTCGCAGCCAGCTGTAATCAAAATAAAGAAGCCAAGACCGTTGAGCCCGCCACTGCATTGGGCGAGAAGATCAGGCTGAACCCTAATGACACGCCTACGGTGTATATTGAAGATATTGCCGCTGAAATGTATCGCGTTAAACTGAAAACTGATTCAGGCTTCTCCATTAAGCATATTTCGAATCTGTTTGTGACTGACAGCGCGATTATTGTGGCCGACAGACTGCAAAGCATGGTGCTTATTTTTGATGAGAAAGGCAGGCCGGCAACCAGGATCCATAACCTGCATGAACGCAATGACAATTATACAAATATCGCTGATGTAGCATTTGACAGTCAGAACGGGCTTATTGAAATATTGGATCTTGATCTTAAAAAGATTTTCCGGTACAGAACCAGCGGGCTGCCGTTTGACACGCTTACTATTGTGGGCATTAAAGACTTCGGACTGACCTTTGCCAAGAGCGGCGATTTTTATGTAAGCGAAATGCTTAATAACAACAATAATAAGTATATGCGACGGATCAGCCTATATCATCGCAGCGGCAATATGCTTACCCCTCAGGCCAAGGAGATGTTTTACTGGCCCATACAGAAGAACCTGGACCTGACCTTTCCTCATCAGTTCGAGAACTACGATAATGATGTCTACTATTTTCCTTTGCTTGATCGCAATATTTACAGCCTGTCGGAAAAAGGCATTAAGCCGGCATACACGGTTGAGCTGCCTGAAAGCATAAAACCGAACATAGACATAAAAACTGAAGCAACACCTAAAGACCATTTCGCGTACTGGAACAGGATGGAGTCTTCTAATCTGATGTATGATAACAACAGTTTGTTTATTAACGACGATTGGGTGACCTTCCGTTACAGTTTTGGCTCGAGGCGTACACCGAGAAATGTATTTTACCATAAGAAGAGCGGAAAGGTGATGCAGGCGGGTGCTTATAAAACCAAATCGGACAGCAGTTTCTTTTCCAAGGGAAGGGTATTAGCGCGCATGGGTGAGTACTTCGTGATGCCGGTACCGATGAAGCCTCCGGGTAAAAAACCGGTATCGGAGATTAAAGACATTCCTGCCCTTCGGAACTTTGAGTTGCTGTATGTGAAGCTGAAGGAACCGGCTTAG